One Sinorhizobium arboris LMG 14919 genomic region harbors:
- the tnpB gene encoding IS66 family insertion sequence element accessory protein TnpB, which yields MTKKLERGRFIWPAAADGTVAITPAQLGYLLESIDWRMPQNTWRPTSAG from the coding sequence ATCACGAAGAAGCTCGAACGCGGCCGCTTCATCTGGCCAGCGGCGGCCGACGGCACGGTGGCTATCACGCCCGCGCAGCTCGGCTATTTGCTCGAAAGCATAGACTGGCGAATGCCGCAAAACACCTGGCGTCCGACGTCGGCGGGATGA